One genomic window of Bradyrhizobium sp. CCGE-LA001 includes the following:
- a CDS encoding cytochrome (ubi)quinol oxidase subunit III produces MAMTATAGHAHADPHHIGLVIEHPGPAPKRIVTAYGFWIFLLSDIVMFSCFFAAYAVLVGQTADGPKGSEIFEPRYVAIETVCLLLSSFTCGMASIAADVRNRFWFYLSMSVTCVLGLIFLVLEFREFADLIARGYGPSRSAFLTAFFSLVGCHGLHVSAGVLWLLTMMAQVFAKGFRADILRRMTCFALFWHALDIIWVAVFSVVYLLGSGV; encoded by the coding sequence ATGGCGATGACTGCGACCGCCGGCCACGCGCACGCCGATCCCCATCACATCGGGCTCGTCATCGAGCATCCCGGACCGGCGCCAAAGCGGATCGTGACCGCCTACGGCTTCTGGATCTTCCTGCTCTCCGACATCGTGATGTTCTCCTGCTTCTTCGCAGCTTACGCGGTGCTGGTCGGCCAGACTGCCGATGGGCCGAAGGGTTCGGAGATATTCGAGCCGAGATACGTCGCGATCGAGACGGTCTGCCTGCTGCTGTCCAGCTTCACCTGCGGCATGGCCAGCATCGCGGCCGATGTGCGCAACCGGTTCTGGTTCTATCTCAGCATGAGCGTGACCTGCGTGCTCGGGCTGATATTCCTCGTCCTCGAGTTTCGCGAATTTGCCGATCTCATTGCGCGTGGTTATGGCCCGTCGCGAAGTGCGTTTCTGACCGCGTTTTTCTCGCTGGTTGGCTGCCATGGCCTTCACGTCTCGGCCGGCGTGCTGTGGCTGCTCACCATGATGGCCCAGGTGTTCGCAAAGGGCTTCCGTGCCGACATTTTGCGCCGGATGACGTGCTTTGCGCTGTTCTGGCACGCGCTCGACATCATCTGGGTCGCGGTGTTCTCCGTTGTCTATCTGCTTGGGAGTGGCGTATGA